One stretch of Segatella copri DNA includes these proteins:
- the clpB gene encoding ATP-dependent chaperone ClpB — protein sequence MTFDKFTIKAQEAVQEAVNIAQRNGQQTIEPVHLLSGILEKATDVTNYIFQKLGMNGQQIAMLLRQEMQHLPRVQGGGQPYLSNETNQILMNAEDTAKKMGDEFVSVEPILLAIVQGNSTAARILKDAGANAKDMLAAIQALRQGQNVKSQSADDNYQSLEKYAKNLVEQARSGKLDPVIGRDEEIRRVLQILSRRTKNNPILIGEPGTGKTAIVEGLAERIVRGDVPENLKNKQLYSLDMGALVAGAKYKGEFEERLKSVIKEVTNANGQIILFIDEIHTLVGAGGGEGAMDAANILKPALARGELRAIGATTLNEYQKYFEKDKALERRFQTVMVNEPDEVDAISILRGIKERYENHHKVRIQDDACIAAVKLSERYISDRFLPDKAIDLMDEAAAKLRMERDSVPEELDEITRHLKQLEIEREAIKRENDQPKIQQLDKEIAELKDQEHDFRAKWEGEKALVNKIQQDKQEIENLKFEAERMEREGNYERVAEIRYSKLKALEDDIKKIQEQLKSTQGGAAMVREEVTADDIAEVVSRWTGIPVSRMMQSEREKLLHLEEELHKRVIGQDEAITAVSDAVRRSRAGLQDPKRPIASFIFLGTTGVGKTELAKALAEYLFNDESMMTRIDMSEYQEKFSVTRLIGAPPGYVGYDEGGQLTEAVRRKPYSVVLFDEIEKAHPDVFNTLLQVLDDGRLTDNKGRVVNFKNTIIIMTSNASREMLRKTFRPEFLNRIDDIITFKPLTQEQIVEVVELQMKRVKKMLEPQGFELRWTPAAIQYLAKVGYDPEFGARPVKRAIQDYVLNDLSKKILAEEVSREKPITIDHTDADGLVFKNQ from the coding sequence ATGACATTCGACAAATTTACAATCAAGGCGCAGGAGGCGGTACAGGAAGCCGTAAACATTGCGCAGCGAAATGGTCAGCAAACCATCGAACCGGTGCATCTGCTTAGCGGTATCCTTGAAAAGGCTACCGATGTGACCAACTACATCTTCCAGAAGTTGGGCATGAACGGACAGCAAATCGCCATGCTCTTGCGTCAGGAGATGCAACATCTGCCTCGTGTGCAGGGCGGCGGTCAGCCGTACCTCAGCAACGAGACTAACCAGATACTGATGAATGCCGAAGATACCGCCAAGAAAATGGGCGACGAGTTCGTTAGCGTAGAGCCTATCCTGTTGGCTATCGTTCAGGGCAACTCTACTGCTGCACGTATTCTGAAGGATGCTGGTGCAAATGCCAAAGATATGCTCGCTGCCATTCAGGCACTGAGACAGGGACAGAACGTAAAATCACAAAGCGCTGATGACAACTATCAGAGCTTGGAGAAATATGCGAAAAACCTTGTAGAACAGGCAAGAAGCGGCAAGCTGGACCCAGTTATCGGACGTGATGAGGAAATAAGAAGAGTACTCCAGATTCTGTCACGAAGAACCAAGAACAACCCTATTCTGATAGGTGAACCTGGTACAGGTAAGACTGCCATCGTAGAAGGTCTTGCCGAGCGTATCGTACGTGGCGATGTACCGGAGAATCTGAAGAACAAGCAGCTCTATTCTCTCGATATGGGTGCGCTGGTAGCCGGTGCCAAATATAAGGGTGAGTTCGAGGAGCGTCTGAAGAGCGTCATTAAAGAGGTAACCAACGCCAACGGCCAGATTATCCTCTTCATCGATGAGATTCACACGCTGGTAGGTGCAGGCGGTGGCGAGGGTGCCATGGATGCAGCTAACATTCTGAAGCCAGCCCTGGCTCGTGGTGAACTGAGAGCCATCGGTGCTACTACCCTCAACGAGTATCAGAAGTACTTCGAGAAGGATAAGGCGCTGGAACGCCGTTTCCAGACCGTCATGGTCAATGAGCCTGACGAGGTAGACGCCATCAGTATCCTCCGTGGTATCAAGGAGCGCTACGAGAACCATCATAAGGTACGTATTCAGGATGATGCCTGCATCGCAGCCGTCAAGTTATCAGAGAGATACATCTCTGACAGATTCCTCCCTGATAAGGCTATCGACCTGATGGATGAGGCAGCAGCCAAACTGAGAATGGAGCGTGACTCTGTACCAGAAGAACTGGATGAGATTACCCGCCACTTGAAGCAGTTGGAGATTGAGCGTGAGGCCATCAAGCGCGAGAATGACCAACCTAAGATTCAGCAGTTGGATAAGGAAATTGCAGAATTGAAGGATCAGGAGCATGACTTCCGTGCTAAATGGGAAGGCGAAAAAGCGCTCGTCAACAAGATTCAGCAGGATAAACAGGAGATAGAAAACCTGAAGTTTGAGGCTGAACGCATGGAGCGCGAAGGCAATTACGAACGCGTAGCTGAAATCCGCTATTCTAAACTTAAGGCGCTTGAGGATGACATCAAGAAGATTCAGGAGCAGCTGAAGAGTACACAGGGTGGCGCAGCGATGGTAAGAGAGGAAGTTACTGCTGATGATATCGCTGAGGTTGTAAGCCGCTGGACCGGAATACCAGTAAGCCGTATGATGCAGAGCGAGCGTGAAAAACTGCTCCACCTGGAGGAAGAACTCCACAAGAGAGTCATCGGACAGGACGAGGCTATCACCGCTGTAAGTGATGCCGTTCGCCGCAGCCGTGCCGGTTTGCAGGATCCTAAGCGTCCTATCGCCAGTTTCATCTTCCTCGGTACTACCGGTGTAGGTAAGACGGAACTTGCCAAGGCGCTGGCTGAGTATCTGTTCAATGACGAGTCGATGATGACCCGAATTGATATGAGTGAATATCAGGAAAAGTTTAGCGTAACCCGTCTGATCGGTGCGCCTCCAGGGTATGTAGGATACGATGAAGGTGGTCAGTTGACCGAGGCTGTACGCCGCAAACCATACAGTGTGGTTCTCTTCGATGAGATTGAGAAGGCGCATCCCGATGTATTCAATACCCTGTTGCAGGTATTGGACGATGGCCGTCTGACTGACAACAAGGGTCGTGTAGTCAACTTCAAGAACACCATCATCATCATGACTTCCAACGCAAGCCGTGAGATGTTGCGCAAGACCTTCCGTCCTGAGTTTCTGAACCGTATTGATGATATCATTACCTTCAAGCCGTTGACCCAGGAGCAGATTGTCGAGGTTGTAGAACTTCAGATGAAGCGAGTAAAGAAGATGTTGGAGCCTCAGGGCTTTGAACTTCGCTGGACTCCTGCAGCTATCCAGTATCTGGCAAAGGTAGGATACGACCCTGAGTTTGGTGCCCGTCCTGTAAAGCGCGCTATCCAGGATTATGTCTTGAACGACTTGAGTAAGAAGATTCTTGCAGAAGAGGTTAGCAGAGAGAAGCCAATTACCATCGATCATACAGACGCAGATGGATTGGTCTTCAAAAACCAATAA
- a CDS encoding IMP cyclohydrolase: MAETKKIKTALVSVFHKDGLDELLAKLNEEGVKFLSTGGTQKFIESLGYECEKVEDVTTYPSILGGRVKTLHPKIFGGILARRDNEGDQEQMKEYEIPSIDLVIVDLYPFEQTVASGASDADIIEKIDIGGISLIRAGAKNFKDVVIVPSKAEYGVLLDILKKKGAETDIEDRKMFAERAFGVSSHYDTAIHAWFAK; encoded by the coding sequence ATGGCTGAAACAAAGAAAATCAAGACAGCGTTGGTGTCTGTCTTCCACAAGGATGGCTTGGACGAATTGCTCGCCAAGTTGAATGAAGAGGGTGTTAAGTTCCTGAGTACTGGTGGTACCCAGAAGTTTATCGAATCTTTGGGTTATGAATGCGAGAAAGTTGAGGATGTCACTACCTATCCATCTATCTTGGGTGGTCGCGTAAAGACTCTTCATCCTAAAATATTTGGAGGTATCTTGGCTCGCCGTGACAACGAGGGTGACCAGGAGCAGATGAAGGAATACGAAATCCCTTCTATCGATCTCGTCATCGTAGACTTGTATCCTTTCGAGCAGACTGTAGCTAGCGGTGCTAGCGATGCTGATATCATCGAGAAAATCGATATTGGCGGTATCTCTTTGATTCGTGCAGGTGCCAAAAACTTCAAGGACGTGGTTATCGTTCCTAGCAAGGCAGAATACGGCGTATTGCTCGATATCCTGAAGAAGAAGGGTGCTGAGACTGATATCGAAGACCGCAAGATGTTTGCAGAGCGTGCATTCGGTGTAAGCTCTCACTACGATACTGCAATCCATGCATGGTTTGCTAAGTAA